One genomic region from Terriglobia bacterium encodes:
- a CDS encoding HD domain-containing protein produces the protein MLWKIAPLEKLADSFFTSRPPLLASQVLAELGPVLTGERDLSQTANGALEVVMAAIRAGSGALFRFQEKPAMLASIAAQGFVVFPQTAVFPLLSKHVHALTNVTGPQRISRERCDTFLSSTGNISSVWFRCIAPLKVHGKLIGALLLGEREAGAEYTPEVLKQIGDLAPFIALAMYNHQLMMSLEERTADNLKLIASVHSFWDDALAAFAATIDVKAVQMHGHSLRVGRYAAGIAESLGMSAAEASEMRAAGYLHNIGMVTVDKHLLSKPGALEPGEFQEMADHTVQGHRIVSTVQFPWPKIPEVVRSHHERADGSGYPDRLHNDEVSLPVKIVAVADTFDAMLSERPYRKKLALGEAAAQLSWLAPAKLDGEVVQALLVQLRRDAVSHVSPPRPWASAGETRTRKMFLDPSVACNISPPDIDHMVSELHRRMTRGRVTLS, from the coding sequence GTGCTCTGGAAGATCGCGCCGCTCGAAAAATTGGCCGACTCCTTTTTTACTAGCAGGCCTCCGCTGCTCGCTTCCCAGGTCCTGGCCGAACTGGGTCCCGTGCTCACGGGTGAGCGAGACCTTTCCCAGACCGCCAATGGCGCGCTGGAAGTGGTAATGGCGGCAATACGGGCCGGCTCAGGCGCGCTATTTCGCTTCCAGGAAAAACCGGCCATGCTGGCGTCCATCGCGGCGCAAGGCTTTGTCGTGTTCCCCCAAACCGCCGTCTTCCCACTGCTTTCCAAGCATGTGCATGCCCTGACCAACGTCACCGGGCCACAAAGAATTTCGCGCGAGCGCTGTGACACCTTCTTAAGTTCCACGGGAAATATCTCCAGCGTATGGTTCCGGTGCATTGCGCCGTTGAAGGTCCATGGCAAGTTGATTGGCGCGCTGCTGCTGGGCGAGCGTGAAGCCGGAGCGGAGTACACGCCGGAGGTGCTGAAGCAGATTGGCGACCTGGCCCCGTTTATCGCGCTGGCCATGTACAACCACCAGTTAATGATGTCACTGGAAGAGCGTACGGCCGACAATCTGAAATTGATCGCTTCTGTCCACTCTTTCTGGGACGACGCTTTGGCAGCTTTTGCCGCAACGATTGATGTGAAAGCCGTACAGATGCACGGCCATTCTTTGCGCGTGGGCCGCTACGCGGCAGGCATAGCGGAATCACTGGGCATGAGCGCCGCTGAGGCCAGCGAGATGCGCGCCGCCGGCTACCTGCACAACATTGGCATGGTGACGGTGGATAAACACCTACTGAGCAAACCCGGCGCGCTGGAGCCCGGCGAATTCCAGGAAATGGCAGACCACACCGTGCAGGGCCATCGCATTGTTTCCACTGTGCAGTTCCCGTGGCCCAAGATCCCTGAAGTAGTGCGCTCACATCATGAACGCGCCGATGGCTCCGGCTATCCTGATCGCCTTCATAATGACGAAGTTTCATTGCCGGTAAAGATCGTGGCGGTGGCGGACACATTTGACGCCATGTTGAGCGAGCGCCCGTATCGCAAGAAGCTTGCCCTGGGTGAGGCTGCCGCGCAATTGAGCTGGCTGGCGCCGGCCAAGCTGGATGGCGAAGTTGTTCAAGCTCTGCTGGTGCAACTGCGTCGCGATGCTGTAAGCCATGTCTCGCCGCCGCGCCCGTGGGCGTCGGCCGGGGAAACCCGCACACGGAAGATGTTTCTTGACCCCAGTGTGGCCTGCAACATTTCGCCTCCGGATATCGATCACATGGTTTCCGAGCTGCATCGCCGCATGACGCGCGGGC